One Anaerolineales bacterium genomic window, CGCGGAAGCCGCCGATGGTCTCCCGCAGCGGGACGTAGCGCCCATCCAAACCGGTAAACTGCTCAGCCACGAACATCGGCTGCGAGAAGAATCGCTCGATCTTACGCGCCCGCGTGACCAGCATCTTGTCATCCTCGCTCAGCTCGTCAATCCCGAGGATGGCGATGATGTCCTGCAGATCCTTGTAGCGCTGCAACACCCGCTGGACCTCACGCGCCGTGGTGTAGTGCTCCTCGCCAACGATTGCCGGGTCAAGGATGCGCGATGTCGATGCCAGCGGATCGACGGCAGGATAGATCCCCTTCTCTACGATCGACCGCTCCAGGGCGATGGTTGCGTCCAGGTGGGTGAAGGTTGCGACCGGAGCGGGATCTGAGTAGTCATCGGCAGGGACGTACACTGCCTGCATCGAGGTGATCGATCCGGTGCGGGTCGAGGTGATCCGCTCCTGCAACACGCCCATCTCTGTCGCCAGCGTCGGTTGATAGCCCACAGCCGAAGGCATTCGCCCCAGCAGCGCCGAAACCTCGGCGCCGGACATGCTGAACCGAAAAATGTTGTCGATGAAGAGCAGGACATCCCGTCCCTGGTCGCGGAAGTACTCGGCCATACTCAGTGCGCTAAGGCCGACGCGCAGGCGCACGCCCGGCGGCTCATTCATCTGGCCGTATACCAGCACGGTATCCTTGAGCACGCCCGACTCAATCATCTCGCGGTACATCTGCGTGCCTTCCCGCGTCCTCTCGCCGATGCCGGCGAAGACCGAGTTGCCTTTGTGCACCGTAGCGATCGAGCGGATCAGCTCCTGAATGATCACCGTCTTGCCGGTTCCA contains:
- the atpD gene encoding F0F1 ATP synthase subunit beta; translated protein: MTEVIGRVAQVRGGVVDCEFPAGQLPEMYEAIEVERPEAQPLVLEVQLHLDDKTVRTVAMDTTDGLRRGVRAVATGSPILVPVGEASLGRVFNVLGLPIDGKGPVEAETYYPIHRPAPSFEEQSRRVEVFETGLKVIDMIAPFTRGGKTGIFGGAGTGKTVIIQELIRSIATVHKGNSVFAGIGERTREGTQMYREMIESGVLKDTVLVYGQMNEPPGVRLRVGLSALSMAEYFRDQGRDVLLFIDNIFRFSMSGAEVSALLGRMPSAVGYQPTLATEMGVLQERITSTRTGSITSMQAVYVPADDYSDPAPVATFTHLDATIALERSIVEKGIYPAVDPLASTSRILDPAIVGEEHYTTAREVQRVLQRYKDLQDIIAILGIDELSEDDKMLVTRARKIERFFSQPMFVAEQFTGLDGRYVPLRETIGGFR